Proteins found in one Pelobates fuscus isolate aPelFus1 chromosome 10, aPelFus1.pri, whole genome shotgun sequence genomic segment:
- the LOC134575100 gene encoding fibrous sheath-interacting protein 2-like: MLTRNPSEKVDFLRAPPAKTLVNVPLGVKFPVCPKQPVQFCTNKLSEKLIKQGPSFDLEDPHCHLMKTTYNNLHDPYLKDYYQGKEVHQCLRQKGFITDDDMVVCTLKDYNEYRNYLSSLHRKKIRKMLEKKNGLRTNDAPKISVRKIS, encoded by the exons ATGCTTACCAGAAATCCCTCTGAAAAG gtgGATTTCCTTAGAGCCCCCCCAGCAAAGACGTTGGTGAATGTTCCTTTGGGGGTCAAATTCCCAGTGTGTCCTAAACAGCCTGTCCAGTTCTGTACCAACAAGCTCTCTGAAAAG CTAATAAAGCAAGGTCCATCATTTGACCTAGAGGATCCACATTGCCATTTGATGAAGACAACCTACAACAACTTGCATGACCCATACCTAAAAGACTATTACCAGGGTAAGGAGGTTCATCAATGTCTACGTCAGAAGGGGTTTATCACCGATGATGATATG GTTGTTTGCACTTTGAAGGATTATAACGAATACAGGAATTACCTCTCAAGCCTTCACAGAAAGAAAATTAGAAAA atgttggaGAAAAAAAATGGTCTCCGAACCAATGATGCTCCCAAGATATCCGTGAGAAAAATCTCTTAA